One Curtobacterium sp. MCLR17_032 genomic window carries:
- a CDS encoding DUF58 domain-containing protein, whose translation MVDQRPAARPFALRAGAAGSVLSRVGRRGLGMLRRTPFPRPTLRGWTVLAVGLGLVGGGLVASMSVAVSAGLLLLVLVVSGVVTALAVAAPLRASRSAPRAMVQVGEVYRERVTIRGSEVRFAPRSTLLVREQLDDLFVSTNEAASLVTIGPGTPPAVLDVEALAIQRGRAFVGPVTVRVEDPFGLLRIDRPVVPAEEVVVVPGTTPLSALDTGALAGAVSADEGRVGQGGSADDSELRPYRPGDPIRRVHWGQSAKRGVLHVRQTTQAQPPEAVVALDVRRSSYQQLGRDDLSELSDLGGDQAFEHAVVVAASVARALSARTSRVALVSDGPGGDVRHSGDAGGLSEVLVGLADVQARSDARELTDVLHGVRGRDVHGMTAVVTGHCSPEEAAELVSTTNGSSRGVLVTVVAPDPVVRGIMGRAGWRVLVVPVPGTTMSGHSR comes from the coding sequence ATGGTCGACCAGCGCCCCGCCGCCCGTCCGTTCGCGCTGCGCGCGGGCGCGGCCGGCTCGGTGCTGTCCCGGGTCGGACGCCGCGGGCTCGGCATGCTGCGCCGGACCCCGTTCCCCCGGCCGACGCTCCGCGGCTGGACCGTCCTGGCGGTCGGTCTCGGCCTCGTCGGCGGCGGCCTGGTCGCCTCGATGAGCGTCGCCGTGTCCGCGGGGCTGCTGCTCCTGGTGCTCGTCGTCTCCGGCGTCGTCACCGCACTGGCCGTGGCGGCGCCGCTCCGCGCCTCCCGGTCGGCACCGCGCGCGATGGTGCAGGTGGGCGAGGTCTACCGGGAACGGGTCACGATCCGCGGGTCGGAGGTGCGGTTCGCACCGCGCTCGACGCTGCTCGTCCGCGAGCAGCTCGACGACCTCTTCGTGAGCACCAACGAGGCCGCGTCGCTCGTCACAATCGGACCCGGCACCCCGCCGGCGGTGCTCGACGTCGAGGCACTCGCGATCCAGCGTGGGCGGGCGTTCGTCGGCCCGGTCACCGTCCGCGTCGAGGACCCGTTCGGGCTGCTCCGCATCGACCGACCGGTCGTGCCGGCCGAGGAGGTCGTCGTGGTCCCCGGCACGACCCCGCTCTCCGCACTCGACACCGGGGCGCTCGCCGGCGCGGTCTCCGCCGACGAGGGCCGGGTCGGTCAGGGCGGATCCGCCGACGACAGCGAGCTCCGCCCCTACCGGCCGGGCGACCCCATCCGGCGCGTGCACTGGGGGCAGAGCGCGAAACGCGGCGTCCTGCACGTCCGCCAGACCACGCAGGCGCAGCCGCCGGAGGCCGTGGTCGCCCTGGACGTCCGCCGCTCGTCCTACCAGCAGCTCGGCCGCGACGACCTGTCCGAACTGTCCGACCTCGGCGGCGACCAGGCCTTCGAGCACGCGGTCGTGGTGGCGGCGAGCGTCGCCCGGGCACTGTCGGCACGGACCTCCCGGGTCGCGCTCGTCAGCGACGGACCCGGCGGCGACGTCCGGCACAGCGGGGACGCCGGCGGGCTGTCCGAGGTGCTCGTGGGTCTCGCCGACGTCCAGGCGCGGTCCGACGCCCGGGAACTGACCGACGTCCTGCACGGCGTCCGCGGCCGGGACGTGCACGGCATGACCGCCGTCGTCACCGGGCACTGCAGCCCCGAGGAGGCCGCCGAACTCGTCTCGACGACGAACGGGTCGAGCCGCGGTGTGCTCGTCACCGTCGTCGCCCCGGACCCCGTCGTGCGCGGGATCATGGGCCGTGCCGGGTGGCGCGTGCTCGTGGTCCCGGTGCCCGGCACGACCATGAGCGGACACAGCCGATGA
- a CDS encoding AAA family ATPase, which translates to MASVATVVDGKSDAIRTALTVMLAEGHLLVEDVPGVGKTVLAKALGASVGGSVSRIQFTSDMLPSDVTGVNIYDQSSGTFRFSPGPVFANVVIGDEINRTSPKTQSALLEAMAESQVTVDGVTRPLESPFMIVATQNPVDMEGTYPLPEAQRDRFMARITMGYPSPGAERRMLAARGGHDPLADLRPVVDVDTLRAMIASVRTVHIAPDVEAYIVEIVRATRMHPDLLLGASPRATLHLAQAARAHAALLGRPFVTPDDVAVLSPVVLAHRLVPVARGLGGSAEDTAREIVVRIVSDTAVPFTATPVRS; encoded by the coding sequence ATGGCGTCGGTCGCGACCGTGGTGGACGGCAAGTCCGACGCCATCCGCACGGCCCTCACCGTGATGCTGGCGGAGGGGCACCTGCTCGTCGAGGACGTCCCCGGCGTCGGCAAGACGGTGCTCGCGAAGGCCCTCGGTGCCTCCGTCGGCGGGTCCGTGAGCCGCATCCAGTTCACGTCGGACATGCTGCCCTCGGACGTCACCGGCGTGAACATCTACGACCAGTCGTCCGGCACCTTCCGGTTCTCACCCGGGCCGGTGTTCGCGAACGTCGTGATCGGCGACGAGATCAACCGCACCAGTCCGAAGACCCAGTCGGCGCTGCTCGAGGCGATGGCGGAGTCGCAGGTCACCGTCGACGGCGTCACCCGGCCCCTCGAGTCGCCGTTCATGATCGTCGCGACGCAGAACCCCGTCGACATGGAGGGCACCTACCCCCTGCCGGAGGCGCAGCGCGACCGGTTCATGGCGCGCATCACGATGGGCTACCCGAGCCCCGGTGCCGAGCGCCGGATGCTCGCGGCCCGCGGCGGCCACGACCCGCTCGCCGACCTGCGTCCGGTCGTCGACGTCGACACGCTCCGCGCCATGATCGCGTCCGTCCGCACGGTGCACATCGCCCCGGACGTCGAGGCGTACATCGTCGAGATCGTCCGCGCGACACGGATGCACCCCGACCTGCTCCTCGGCGCCAGCCCGCGCGCGACCCTGCACCTGGCGCAGGCTGCCCGGGCGCACGCGGCGCTGCTCGGCCGGCCGTTCGTCACGCCGGACGACGTCGCGGTCCTGTCCCCGGTCGTGTTGGCCCACCGACTCGTCCCGGTGGCCCGGGGCCTCGGCGGATCGGCGGAGGACACCGCCCGCGAGATCGTCGTCCGGATCGTCTCCGACACCGCGGTGCCGTTCACCGCGACCCCCGTCCGCTCCTGA